A window of Castanea sativa cultivar Marrone di Chiusa Pesio chromosome 1, ASM4071231v1 contains these coding sequences:
- the LOC142613458 gene encoding BTB/POZ domain-containing protein POB1-like isoform X3 translates to MPDTEDGEGYVNQDEEAVAMIEESPSGVGNHLNKRGDEAAPASDGLWSMDCSAVLRVKTIHISSPILAAKSPFFYKLFSNGMRESEQRQVTLRIHASEEAALMDLLNFMYSNTLSATTSPALLDVLMAADKFEVASCMRYCSRLLRSMPMSCESALLYLDLPSSVLMADAVQPLTDAAKQFLAARYKDITKFQDEVLNLPLAGVEAVLSSDDLQVPSEDAVYDFVLKWARTHYPKLEDRREVLGLRLGRLIRFPYMTCRKLRKVLTCNDFDPELTSKVVLEALFFKAEPPYRQRSLAADEASTRYHRFVERAYKYRPVKVVEFELPRQQCVVYLDLKREECSLLFPTGRVYSQAFHLGGQGFFLSAHCNMDQQSSFHCFGLFLGMQEKGSVTFAVDYEFAARSKPTEEYVSKYKGNYTFTGGKAVGYRNLFSIPWTAFMADDSLYFIDGVVHLRAELTIRQ, encoded by the exons ATGCCAGATACAGAGGATGGTGAGGGTTATGTGAATCAAGATGAGGAAGCTGTAGCGATGATTGAAGAATCACCTTCAGGTGTTGGAAATCATTTGAATAAACGTG GTGATGAAGCTGCACCTGCCAGTGATGGATTGTGGAGCATGGACTGCTCAGCAGTTCTTAGAGTCAAAACCATACACATAAGTTCTCCAATTTTAGCAGCGAAGAGCCCCTTTTTCTATAAG TTGTTTTCAAACGGAATGAGAGAGTCAGAGCAGCGACAAGTAACTCTAAGGATCCATGCATCTG AGGAAGCAGCCCTCATGGATCTTCTTAATTTTATGTACAGTAATACTTTGTCAGCAACAACATCACCCGCTTTGTTGGATGTGCTGATGGCTGCTGACAAATTTGAGGTTGCATCGTGCATGAGATATTGTAGCAGGTTATTGCGAAGCATGCCAATGTCTTGCGAGTCTGCATTGCTCTATTTAGATCTTCCTTCTAGTGTGTTAATGGCTGATGCAGTTCAGCCATTGACTGATGCGGCAAAGCAGTTTCTTGCTGCACGCTACAAAGACATAACTAA GTTTCAGGATGAGGTTCTGAACCTGCCCCTGGCTGGTGTTGAGGCAGTATTATCAAGTGATGATCTCCAGGTGCCTTCAGAAGATGCTGTTTATGACTTTGTGCTGAAATGGGCTCGGACCCATTACCCAAAACTTGAGGACCGAAGAGAGGTCCTTGGCTTACGCCTTGGTCGCCTCATCCGATTTCCATACATGACCTGTCGAAAATTAAGGAAGGTTTTAACTTGCAATGACTTTGATCCTGAGCTGACATCAAAGGTTGTGCTTGAGGCTCTCTTTTTCAAGGCTGAGCCTCCATATCGGCAGCGCTCCCTTGCTGCAGATGAGGCCAGTACCAGATATCATCGCTTTGTTGAGCGAGCATACAAGTATCGCCCAGTCAAGGTGGTTGAATTTGAACTACCCCGTCAGCAATGTGTTGTGTACCTGGACCTGAAGCGGGAGGAGTGTTCACTTCTGTTTCCAACTGGTCGGGTTTACTCGCAGGCTTTTCACCTGGGTGGGCAGGGTTTTTTCTTGTCAGCGCACTGCAACATGGACCAACAAAGCTCATTCCATTGCTTTGGGCTATTTTTAGGGATGCAAGAAAAAGGATCAGTCACTTTTGCTGTTGACTATGAGTTTGCAGCAAGGTCAAAGCCAACTGAGGAGTATGTGAGCAAGTATAAAGGTAATTATACTTTCACAGGAGGGAAGGCTGTCGGGTATAGAAATCTTTTTAGTATACCCTGGACGGCATTCATGGCCGATGACAGCCTCTATTTCATCGATGGTGTTGTCCATCTTAGGGCTGAGCTCACCATCAGGCAATGA